A single genomic interval of Cellvibrio sp. PSBB023 harbors:
- a CDS encoding CPBP family intramembrane glutamic endopeptidase, with protein MALAALHPRRIMQALDAIDAEAPSYSLSRPAALRRVFAVLAAVCVSLLILHYSRYSTNFHALLGYLGQWRMQDAHYYLRALEASGWLELAGYAWWTGCHLFTFILIPWLVIRWLFKEKMIDFGWRWNQVGAHWRGYLLLLSPILVFVVLVSFGEDFVNHYPFYGLAGRSWLDFLLWELLYMSQFIFLEFFFRGFMLNALRPALGANAIWVMCVPYLMIHFPKLWLEATGAILFGLFLGILALRSRSIWGGVLVHAGVALSMDIAALLRKQEMPGLFFSL; from the coding sequence ATGGCACTGGCCGCCTTGCACCCGCGCCGCATCATGCAGGCGCTGGATGCCATCGATGCTGAAGCACCGTCTTACAGCCTGAGCCGCCCGGCTGCCTTGCGCCGGGTATTCGCGGTACTGGCTGCCGTCTGTGTGAGCCTGTTGATCCTTCACTACAGTCGCTACTCGACAAATTTCCACGCACTGTTGGGCTATTTGGGGCAGTGGCGCATGCAGGATGCTCACTATTATTTGCGCGCGCTGGAGGCCAGTGGCTGGTTGGAGCTGGCGGGTTATGCCTGGTGGACGGGCTGCCACCTGTTCACCTTTATCCTGATTCCCTGGTTGGTTATCCGCTGGTTGTTCAAGGAAAAGATGATCGATTTCGGCTGGCGCTGGAATCAGGTCGGCGCCCACTGGCGCGGCTATTTGCTGTTACTCAGCCCGATCCTGGTATTTGTGGTACTGGTCAGCTTTGGTGAAGACTTCGTCAACCACTATCCCTTTTACGGTTTGGCCGGGCGCAGTTGGCTGGATTTCCTGTTGTGGGAATTGCTCTACATGAGCCAGTTCATCTTTCTGGAATTCTTCTTTCGCGGCTTTATGTTGAATGCCCTGCGTCCTGCACTGGGTGCCAATGCCATCTGGGTGATGTGTGTTCCCTACCTGATGATTCACTTCCCCAAGCTCTGGCTGGAAGCCACCGGGGCGATTTTGTTTGGTCTGTTCCTCGGCATCCTGGCGCTGCGTTCCCGTTCGATTTGGGGGGGCGTTCTGGTGCATGCTGGCGTCGCCCTCAGCATGGATATCGCCGCCCTGCTGCGCAAACAGGAAATGCCTGGATTATTTTTTTCTTTATAA
- a CDS encoding TRAP transporter substrate-binding protein: MNTKSINWYPLVIVLLIAALVAVFAALVLEKTKPKPSAIHSDAASGVMSGQTYHWKMVTSWPKNTPGLGVGAENVARVINEMSGGRLQIHVYGANELVPAMGVFDAVSSGSVEMGHSGSYFWRGKVPAAQFFTSVPFGMNAQELYGWINHGGGLELWRELYAPFNLIPFPVGNTGVQMAGWFNREINSVADLRGLKMRIPGLAGEVFNLAGGTSVNIPGGELYTALQTGVIDAAEWVGPENDLAFGFQQIAKYYYYPGWHEPGPSMELIINKTAFENLPKDLQAIVTYAARAMSQDMLDSYTANNSRALKELVEQQGVEIRKLPDEVLKRFYDISQQVYAQQAAKDPQFKKVYESYKAFMDDSADYQKISEQTYYQVREQQRQ; the protein is encoded by the coding sequence ATGAATACTAAATCCATTAACTGGTACCCACTGGTTATCGTCCTCTTAATCGCTGCCTTGGTAGCGGTTTTTGCGGCCTTGGTATTGGAAAAAACCAAACCTAAACCCTCAGCAATACACAGCGACGCGGCATCCGGTGTGATGTCGGGGCAAACTTACCATTGGAAAATGGTAACTTCCTGGCCGAAAAATACGCCGGGCTTGGGCGTGGGCGCTGAAAATGTGGCGCGGGTGATTAATGAAATGTCAGGTGGGCGTTTGCAAATTCATGTCTACGGTGCCAACGAACTGGTGCCCGCCATGGGTGTGTTTGATGCAGTATCGTCCGGCAGTGTGGAGATGGGGCACTCCGGCAGTTACTTCTGGCGCGGCAAAGTGCCCGCCGCGCAATTTTTTACCTCTGTGCCCTTTGGGATGAATGCGCAAGAATTGTATGGCTGGATCAACCACGGCGGTGGTTTGGAATTGTGGCGTGAACTCTATGCTCCATTTAATTTGATTCCCTTTCCTGTCGGTAATACCGGTGTGCAAATGGCAGGGTGGTTTAATCGCGAAATCAATTCCGTGGCGGATTTGCGCGGGTTAAAAATGCGTATTCCCGGTCTCGCGGGTGAAGTATTTAACCTGGCAGGCGGCACCTCGGTGAATATCCCCGGCGGTGAACTCTATACTGCTCTGCAAACCGGTGTGATAGACGCGGCAGAATGGGTTGGCCCGGAGAATGATTTGGCTTTTGGCTTCCAGCAAATCGCCAAGTATTACTACTATCCCGGCTGGCATGAGCCGGGGCCATCCATGGAATTGATCATCAACAAAACCGCGTTTGAAAATTTGCCCAAAGACTTGCAGGCAATAGTGACTTACGCCGCGCGCGCCATGAGTCAGGATATGCTGGACAGCTACACCGCCAACAACAGTCGCGCCTTAAAAGAATTGGTGGAGCAGCAGGGGGTGGAAATTCGTAAATTGCCCGATGAGGTTTTAAAACGCTTTTACGATATTTCCCAACAAGTCTACGCGCAGCAAGCCGCGAAAGACCCGCAATTCAAAAAGGTTTACGAATCCTACAAAGCCTTTATGGATGACTCGGCGGATTATCAAAAAATTTCCGAGCAAACCTATTATCAGGTGCGCGAACAACAGCGGCAGTAA
- the uvrD gene encoding DNA helicase II, whose product MDVSLLLDQLNTEQREAVSAPATNQLILAGAGSGKTRVLVHRIAWLIQVEQMSPYSIMAVTFTNKAAREMRSRLDELFSQNNQYINSRAMWVGTFHGLAHRLLKAHWQDADLPQNFQILDSDDQLRLIKRIYQALNLDENKWPHKQAQWYINAQKDEGLRSRHIQETADPFVRTMLQIYRAYEEDCQRGGMVDFAEILLRAHELWLNKPHILEHYRQRFPFILVDEFQDTNSVQYAWLRMLAGKESRVTAVGDDDQSIYGWRGAKIENIQRFSQDFADTHIYRLEQNYRSTGNILKAANAVIKHNYGRLGKELWTEGDKGDPISLYAAYNEQDEARFIVERIQDWARKGHAKKTIAILYRSNAQSRVLEEALLREAIPYRIYGGQRFYDRLEIKNALAYMRLISNRHDDAGFERVINTPTRGIGGKTVDDIRLFAREQGCSLWAAAEQMLANKVLTARAGNALQSFLSLINKLAQDANDIDIHGDTPGLDAIAKMVIEDTGLLLFHQNEKGEKGQARGENLQELITACRAFEAEEEDSELTPLQQFLDTAALDAGETQADEFEDAVQLMTLHSAKGLEFPLVFLAGVEEGLFPHKMSADDPDRLEEERRLCYVGITRAMEKLFISYAETRRLYGNETFNAVSRFVKEIPEDCIEEVRLKTAVTRPVSVKRPLTQPSNRQPMYDTGEDTGFRLGQRVTHPMFGEGVILQFEGSGPNAVIQIKFAESGIKRLVMQYAKLTGL is encoded by the coding sequence ATGGACGTTTCCCTCCTCCTCGATCAACTCAACACCGAACAGCGCGAAGCCGTGTCGGCTCCGGCGACCAACCAGCTCATCCTCGCCGGTGCGGGCAGCGGTAAAACCCGCGTATTGGTTCACCGCATCGCCTGGTTGATTCAGGTGGAGCAGATGTCGCCCTATTCGATCATGGCGGTGACCTTTACCAACAAGGCCGCGCGCGAAATGCGCAGCCGGTTGGATGAACTGTTCAGCCAGAACAATCAATACATCAACAGTCGCGCCATGTGGGTAGGTACTTTCCACGGCTTGGCCCATCGCCTGCTCAAAGCCCATTGGCAGGACGCCGACCTGCCGCAAAACTTCCAGATTCTGGACAGCGACGACCAGTTGCGCCTGATCAAGCGCATTTACCAAGCGCTCAACCTCGATGAAAACAAATGGCCGCACAAACAGGCGCAGTGGTACATCAACGCGCAAAAAGACGAAGGCCTGCGCTCCCGCCACATTCAGGAAACTGCCGATCCTTTTGTGCGCACTATGCTGCAGATTTATCGCGCCTACGAAGAGGATTGCCAGCGCGGCGGCATGGTGGATTTTGCCGAAATCCTGCTGCGGGCCCATGAATTGTGGCTCAACAAACCGCACATCCTTGAGCACTATCGCCAGCGCTTTCCGTTTATTTTGGTGGACGAATTCCAGGACACCAACAGTGTGCAATACGCTTGGTTACGGATGCTGGCGGGTAAAGAATCGCGCGTGACCGCGGTGGGCGATGACGATCAATCCATTTACGGTTGGCGCGGCGCCAAAATCGAAAATATCCAGCGCTTTTCGCAGGATTTTGCCGATACCCATATTTATCGCCTCGAACAAAATTACCGCTCCACCGGCAATATTCTCAAAGCCGCCAACGCGGTGATCAAACACAACTACGGGCGCCTCGGCAAAGAACTGTGGACGGAGGGCGACAAGGGCGATCCTATTTCACTTTACGCCGCCTACAACGAGCAGGACGAAGCGCGTTTTATTGTGGAGCGTATTCAGGATTGGGCGCGCAAAGGGCACGCGAAAAAAACCATTGCGATTTTGTATCGCTCCAACGCCCAGTCGCGGGTATTGGAAGAGGCGCTGCTGCGCGAGGCCATTCCCTATCGCATCTACGGCGGCCAGCGCTTTTATGATCGTCTAGAAATTAAAAATGCCCTCGCCTATATGCGCCTCATCAGCAACCGCCACGATGACGCTGGTTTTGAGCGGGTAATCAACACGCCTACGCGCGGTATTGGCGGTAAAACCGTGGACGATATTCGCCTGTTCGCACGCGAACAAGGTTGCTCACTCTGGGCAGCGGCAGAGCAAATGCTCGCCAACAAAGTGCTCACGGCGCGCGCAGGCAATGCACTGCAATCCTTTTTAAGTTTGATTAACAAGCTCGCGCAAGACGCCAATGACATTGATATTCACGGCGATACGCCGGGCCTGGATGCCATCGCCAAAATGGTGATAGAAGACACCGGCTTGCTGCTATTCCATCAAAATGAAAAAGGTGAAAAAGGCCAGGCGCGCGGCGAAAACCTGCAGGAATTAATCACCGCTTGCCGCGCTTTTGAGGCTGAAGAGGAAGACAGCGAACTCACCCCGCTGCAACAATTTTTGGATACCGCCGCGCTGGATGCCGGTGAAACCCAGGCCGATGAATTTGAAGATGCAGTGCAATTAATGACGCTGCACTCGGCCAAGGGGCTGGAATTTCCACTGGTGTTTTTAGCCGGTGTGGAAGAGGGGTTGTTCCCGCATAAAATGTCGGCGGACGACCCGGATCGATTGGAAGAAGAGCGACGCCTGTGTTACGTGGGCATCACTCGTGCTATGGAAAAGTTATTTATCAGTTATGCCGAAACCCGTCGCTTGTACGGCAATGAAACCTTTAACGCGGTGTCCCGTTTTGTGAAAGAAATTCCTGAAGATTGTATCGAAGAAGTGCGTTTAAAAACGGCGGTCACCCGCCCTGTGAGCGTCAAACGCCCACTTACCCAGCCGTCCAATCGCCAACCCATGTATGACACTGGCGAAGACACCGGCTTCCGTCTTGGCCAGCGCGTCACTCACCCCATGTTTGGCGAAGGTGTTATCTTGCAATTTGAAGGCTCGGGTCCCAACGCCGTGATTCAAATTAAATTTGCAGAATCCGGCATCAAGCGCTTGGTAATGCAGTATGCGAAGTTGACGGGGTTGTAA
- the rpoZ gene encoding DNA-directed RNA polymerase subunit omega: MARITVEDCLDHVDNRFELVMVGSKRARQLAIGGKEPHVAPENDKPTVIALREIEEGFIDASILLEKDTLPQPKPERVYENDI, translated from the coding sequence ATGGCACGTATTACCGTTGAAGATTGTTTGGATCACGTTGATAACCGTTTTGAACTGGTTATGGTTGGCAGCAAGCGCGCGCGTCAATTGGCAATCGGTGGTAAAGAGCCGCACGTTGCCCCGGAAAACGATAAGCCAACCGTTATCGCCCTGCGCGAAATCGAAGAAGGTTTTATCGATGCCAGCATTCTGTTGGAGAAAGACACACTGCCACAACCCAAGCCTGAGCGTGTGTACGAGAACGACATTTAA
- a CDS encoding serine hydrolase, whose protein sequence is MLLTIPNLWKTPRCRPLRWHLLTLVLAAAAPLATADTKRVTVPIALPFQQQSSIQASSAPAAVAPSAYSVQTTQFTQTATPSSAAVSSAAPVANLPSSEPAVVAQPLVALPVAVVSSLAASSQPAVLPDNTATTVATPTPAVAASKAQASSAAAKPAPANAQVAKAKPAPEPAISIPLVTTAPIKAPRYPAGHPEAFVAEFEDYVAHKIAPFVPGVAIVVVSGGQIKSLQGFGVRRAGTREKVTPDTVFRLASLSKPVTATAASVLVNEGGISWDTTITSVLPKVGFKNTRYGNQLTLRHALSQSSGLPRHTYSHYIDQNMNYADVVSRLRYVNFVCPPGKCYAYQNVVYSLAGDMIKQKSGMSFESYVGKKVFEPLGMRTASYGLNSYNASPNRASPHIANGKRWVPTAVVSNWYKVAPAAGVNASIVDMSKFLLGQIGRRQDALPLAVLKPIQSRVTKNTPEQNYYGVRKAVDNTAYGLGWRVFDYGRNKNFVHHGGHVKGFRTEMVFNRDLQIGMVFLSNSETRLARDVIFKFLDMHERAQQAARAAKKR, encoded by the coding sequence ATGTTGTTAACGATACCGAATCTCTGGAAAACACCCCGCTGCCGCCCGCTGCGCTGGCACCTGCTGACACTTGTGCTGGCAGCCGCCGCGCCGCTGGCCACAGCAGATACCAAGCGCGTCACTGTACCTATCGCCTTGCCGTTTCAGCAGCAGAGTAGCATCCAGGCCAGCTCGGCACCTGCTGCGGTAGCGCCCTCGGCCTATAGCGTGCAAACCACCCAATTCACCCAAACGGCTACGCCGTCTTCCGCCGCAGTATCCAGTGCGGCGCCTGTCGCCAACCTGCCCAGCTCAGAGCCTGCCGTAGTCGCCCAGCCCCTTGTGGCGCTACCAGTGGCTGTGGTCTCGTCGCTGGCAGCCTCAAGTCAGCCTGCGGTACTGCCGGACAACACCGCGACCACCGTCGCCACACCGACTCCGGCAGTCGCAGCCAGCAAGGCCCAAGCCTCTTCGGCGGCAGCCAAGCCAGCGCCCGCCAACGCCCAGGTTGCCAAGGCCAAACCTGCGCCGGAACCGGCGATCAGTATTCCGTTGGTGACCACGGCGCCGATCAAGGCACCGCGTTATCCCGCTGGGCACCCGGAGGCGTTTGTCGCGGAGTTTGAGGATTATGTCGCCCATAAAATTGCGCCCTTTGTACCGGGTGTGGCCATAGTGGTGGTCTCGGGTGGGCAGATTAAATCCCTGCAAGGCTTTGGTGTGCGCCGCGCCGGTACCCGTGAAAAGGTCACGCCCGACACTGTATTTCGCCTGGCATCGCTCTCCAAACCGGTCACTGCGACAGCCGCTAGCGTTTTGGTCAATGAGGGAGGAATCAGTTGGGATACGACGATCACCTCGGTGCTGCCCAAGGTGGGGTTCAAAAATACCCGCTACGGCAACCAGCTCACCCTGCGCCACGCGCTCAGCCAATCCTCTGGGTTACCGCGCCACACCTATAGCCACTATATCGACCAGAACATGAACTATGCCGATGTGGTCAGCCGCTTGCGCTACGTCAATTTTGTCTGCCCGCCGGGCAAGTGCTACGCCTACCAGAATGTGGTTTACAGTTTGGCGGGGGATATGATCAAACAGAAATCGGGCATGAGTTTTGAGTCCTATGTAGGCAAAAAAGTCTTTGAACCCCTGGGCATGCGTACGGCGTCCTATGGTTTGAACAGCTACAATGCTTCGCCCAATCGCGCCTCGCCCCACATTGCCAACGGCAAGCGTTGGGTGCCAACGGCGGTGGTATCCAACTGGTACAAAGTGGCGCCTGCCGCCGGGGTCAATGCCAGTATTGTGGATATGTCCAAATTTTTGCTGGGGCAGATTGGCCGTCGCCAGGATGCACTGCCGCTGGCGGTACTCAAACCGATCCAATCGCGGGTGACAAAAAATACCCCTGAGCAGAATTACTACGGCGTGCGCAAAGCCGTGGACAATACTGCCTATGGCCTGGGGTGGCGGGTGTTTGATTACGGCCGCAACAAGAATTTTGTCCATCACGGCGGCCATGTAAAAGGGTTCCGCACCGAGATGGTGTTTAACCGCGACTTGCAGATCGGTATGGTATTTCTCTCCAACTCCGAAACCCGTCTGGCGCGCGATGTGATTTTCAAGTTTTTGGATATGCACGAGCGCGCGCAACAAGCCGCCCGCGCCGCCAAAAAACGCTAA
- the gmk gene encoding guanylate kinase → MANLGTLYTVSAPSGAGKTSLVSALVKSNPEVCVSVSHTTRPMRPGEIDGVNYHFVDHATFEAMLERGEFLEHARVFSNLYGTSQQWVVDTLKQGIDVILEIDWQGAEQVRKLMPDTVSLFILPPSLACLRQRLTGRGQDDTAVIEARMSEAISEISHYVEADYLIINDDFTVALAQFQALITSQHIRRARQIERHSQLLTELLA, encoded by the coding sequence ATGGCTAACCTTGGCACCCTTTACACCGTTTCTGCACCCTCCGGTGCTGGCAAAACCAGTCTGGTCAGCGCGCTGGTGAAATCCAACCCCGAGGTCTGCGTGTCGGTGTCGCACACCACGCGCCCTATGCGCCCCGGTGAAATTGACGGTGTGAATTACCATTTTGTCGATCACGCTACTTTTGAGGCCATGTTGGAGCGCGGGGAATTTCTGGAACATGCGCGGGTGTTCAGCAACCTGTACGGCACCTCGCAGCAGTGGGTGGTCGATACCCTGAAGCAAGGTATTGATGTAATTCTGGAGATCGATTGGCAAGGTGCCGAACAGGTCCGCAAGTTGATGCCGGATACCGTCAGTCTGTTCATTCTGCCGCCATCACTGGCCTGCTTGCGCCAGCGTTTGACCGGTCGCGGGCAAGACGATACCGCGGTGATTGAAGCGCGTATGAGCGAGGCAATCAGTGAGATTTCGCACTATGTTGAGGCGGATTACCTGATCATCAACGACGATTTCACGGTGGCACTGGCACAGTTCCAGGCGCTGATTACCAGTCAACATATTCGCCGGGCGCGCCAAATCGAACGTCATAGCCAATTATTAACAGAATTATTGGCTTAG